The following coding sequences lie in one Myxococcales bacterium genomic window:
- a CDS encoding type 2 isopentenyl-diphosphate Delta-isomerase translates to MQHIQSRKDEHLELCATREVGFRSRGTLLDNVRLVHQALPELHLDEVDLSVEILGKRLRAPLIIAGMTGGTPRAGRINQALATVAEACGYGFGLGSQRAMQDMGGAEISYQVRQWAPTTLILGNIGVMQARDMSSSAIQQLVGQVGADALCVHMNPAMELIQQEGDRDFSGGLSTFTRLAAELPIAVVAKETGCGISKDVALALKAAGVRAIDVSGAGGTSWVGVETLRAGEETQALGELLWDWGIPTAVSVAWCAEVGIPSIATGGIRHGLDIAAALSLGACAVGIAGPVLKALEQGGQERVRRFLSRIEQQLRAIMLLSGVRTVAELRARPRVITGELKDWLTPSTLPTR, encoded by the coding sequence ATGCAACATATTCAGAGCCGTAAGGACGAGCATTTGGAACTTTGCGCCACCCGAGAGGTCGGCTTTCGTTCGCGCGGAACGCTGCTGGACAATGTGCGGCTGGTGCATCAAGCGCTGCCGGAGCTTCACCTGGATGAAGTGGATCTGAGCGTGGAGATCCTGGGGAAACGCTTGCGCGCGCCGTTGATTATCGCCGGGATGACGGGCGGTACCCCGCGGGCCGGCCGGATCAATCAGGCGTTGGCCACAGTGGCCGAAGCGTGCGGTTATGGCTTCGGCCTCGGAAGTCAAAGAGCCATGCAAGATATGGGGGGCGCGGAAATCAGCTACCAGGTAAGGCAGTGGGCGCCGACCACGCTAATTTTAGGGAATATCGGCGTCATGCAGGCCCGAGATATGTCCAGCAGCGCCATTCAGCAATTGGTGGGGCAGGTGGGTGCGGACGCGTTATGTGTTCACATGAATCCCGCCATGGAGCTCATTCAACAGGAAGGTGATCGGGATTTCTCGGGTGGTCTTTCCACCTTTACCCGTCTCGCGGCAGAGCTCCCCATTGCAGTGGTGGCAAAGGAAACCGGCTGCGGCATCAGCAAAGACGTCGCACTTGCACTAAAGGCCGCAGGCGTTCGGGCGATTGACGTATCGGGCGCAGGCGGAACTTCCTGGGTGGGCGTCGAGACGTTGCGTGCCGGTGAAGAGACACAGGCTTTGGGGGAACTGTTGTGGGACTGGGGCATCCCTACGGCCGTTTCAGTCGCATGGTGCGCGGAAGTTGGCATACCAAGCATTGCCACTGGCGGCATCCGACACGGGCTGGACATAGCCGCCGCCCTTAGCTTAGGGGCATGCGCCGTGGGTATAGCCGGACCAGTACTAAAGGCGCTTGAGCAAGGCGGCCAAGAGCGTGTCCGGCGCTTTTTGTCCCGCATCGAGCAACAGCTAAGGGCAATCATGCTTCTTTCGGGCGTGCGGACGGTTGCGGAACTCCGCGCGAGGCCGCGCGTCATCACAGGTGAGCTAAAAGACTGGCTAACGCCCTCTACGCTACCAACCCGCTAG
- the serS gene encoding serine--tRNA ligase, which yields MLDVRKVVDCFGEVKTALRRRGMPPEELDHIVAIAAKRRGTLIELETLQAQRNLASAAMAQAKKDDAAFGSRRLELKQLSEKVKTLEEAQRRIEAELESVLMTLPNLPHTSVPEGMTVADNRVVRVWGEKPQMQFDSKDHVALGEELGMLDFMRARKVSGARFGVLVGMGARLERGLINFMLELHRKRHGYTEMWVPALVKESALRGTGQLPKFKDDLFRIANDWQTQPDEQESRGDLYLIPTAEVPLTNLHADEILNADVLPLSYCAYTPCFRSEAGSYGKDTRGMIRQHQFDKVELVRLVKPSDALDELELLTSHAEEVLKQLGLHYRVVELCAGDLGFSACKTYDLEVWLPGQNAYREISSCSWFGDFQARRAKIRYRPDPKSKPELIHTLNGSGLAIGRTLVAILEQGQTADGGVVLPEALVPFLDGVRSLRR from the coding sequence ATGCTGGACGTCCGAAAGGTGGTGGACTGTTTCGGTGAGGTCAAAACTGCGCTTCGCCGGCGCGGCATGCCTCCCGAAGAACTGGATCACATTGTTGCGATCGCAGCCAAGCGTCGAGGTACGCTTATCGAATTAGAAACGCTGCAGGCTCAACGCAATCTCGCCAGTGCCGCTATGGCACAGGCAAAAAAAGACGACGCTGCCTTTGGCAGCCGACGTCTAGAGCTGAAGCAATTGAGCGAGAAGGTCAAGACACTTGAGGAGGCGCAGCGGCGCATAGAAGCTGAGCTTGAGTCCGTGTTGATGACGTTGCCCAATCTTCCCCATACGTCGGTTCCCGAAGGGATGACAGTGGCAGATAATCGTGTCGTTCGGGTATGGGGCGAGAAGCCCCAAATGCAGTTCGACTCCAAAGACCACGTGGCTTTAGGCGAGGAACTCGGAATGTTGGACTTCATGCGTGCACGAAAAGTAAGCGGCGCGCGTTTTGGCGTGTTGGTCGGCATGGGCGCGCGTCTAGAACGTGGGTTGATTAACTTTATGTTGGAGTTGCATCGCAAGCGTCATGGGTATACCGAAATGTGGGTCCCTGCGTTGGTTAAAGAGAGTGCGCTTCGAGGCACGGGACAGCTGCCCAAGTTCAAAGACGATTTGTTTCGGATCGCCAACGATTGGCAAACACAACCAGATGAGCAGGAATCTCGCGGCGATCTCTACTTGATACCCACCGCGGAGGTTCCTCTCACCAATTTGCATGCAGACGAAATTCTCAATGCAGACGTCTTGCCGCTGAGTTATTGCGCCTACACCCCTTGTTTCCGAAGCGAGGCAGGCAGCTACGGAAAAGATACCCGGGGAATGATTCGGCAACACCAGTTCGACAAAGTCGAGCTTGTCCGATTGGTAAAGCCATCAGATGCGCTTGACGAGCTTGAGTTACTCACAAGCCATGCTGAGGAAGTTCTAAAGCAGCTCGGGCTTCATTATCGGGTGGTTGAGCTGTGCGCGGGCGATTTGGGTTTCAGTGCCTGTAAGACCTACGATCTTGAAGTATGGCTGCCCGGGCAAAACGCGTATCGAGAGATTTCCAGCTGCTCATGGTTTGGCGATTTTCAGGCGCGCCGGGCAAAAATTCGTTATCGACCAGATCCGAAGTCCAAACCAGAGCTGATACACACCCTCAACGGTTCCGGGTTGGCCATTGGCAGAACTCTCGTTGCGATCCTCGAACAAGGTCAAACGGCTGATGGCGGAGTGGTATTGCCGGAAGCTTTGGTTCCCTTTTTGGACGGGGTACGATCGCTGCGGCGTTAG
- a CDS encoding alpha-ketoacid dehydrogenase subunit beta, translated as MPQMNMVQALNSALRTEMRSDDRVVILGEDVGKVGGVFRVTAGLFDEFGDDRVMDTPLAEGGIVGTAIGMALYGMRPVPEIQFSDFIFPAFDQIVSEAAKYRYRSGGEFSCPMVIRTPVGGGIRGGHYHSQSPEALFIHTAGLKVVCPSNPYDAKGLLLASIRDEDPVLFFEPKRVYRAVKTDVPDDPYLIPLGEAKVIREGSHVTVVAWGAMLYEALEAADQVNAHGIRAEVIDLRTLWPVDIATLVESVKKTGRVVIVHEAPKSCGFGAELLALITEKAFLHLEAPPMRVTGWDTPFPYSLEQDYLPLAHRIAPAVLETARY; from the coding sequence ATGCCCCAAATGAATATGGTTCAAGCGCTTAACAGTGCTCTTCGCACGGAAATGCGCTCCGATGACCGCGTGGTTATTCTTGGCGAAGACGTGGGCAAGGTTGGCGGTGTTTTTCGAGTGACTGCAGGCCTTTTTGACGAGTTTGGCGACGATCGCGTGATGGATACCCCGCTGGCCGAAGGAGGAATTGTCGGAACGGCCATAGGCATGGCACTTTACGGCATGCGCCCGGTGCCGGAAATCCAATTTTCCGATTTCATTTTCCCGGCGTTCGATCAGATCGTGAGCGAAGCGGCTAAGTATCGTTACCGCTCGGGGGGGGAGTTCAGCTGTCCGATGGTGATTCGCACGCCAGTAGGCGGCGGAATCCGTGGTGGCCACTATCATTCGCAATCGCCAGAAGCGTTATTCATCCATACCGCAGGGCTCAAGGTCGTATGCCCGTCAAACCCTTATGATGCCAAGGGGCTATTGCTTGCATCCATCCGGGATGAGGACCCTGTGTTGTTTTTCGAGCCGAAACGCGTCTATCGCGCCGTAAAAACCGACGTTCCAGACGACCCCTACCTTATTCCTTTGGGCGAGGCCAAGGTGATCCGCGAGGGCAGTCATGTGACCGTCGTAGCATGGGGAGCGATGTTGTATGAAGCGCTTGAGGCGGCGGATCAGGTCAATGCCCACGGTATACGGGCAGAGGTTATCGACTTAAGGACGCTATGGCCCGTGGACATTGCGACCTTGGTGGAGAGCGTGAAAAAGACGGGCCGCGTGGTGATCGTGCACGAGGCACCCAAGAGCTGCGGTTTTGGTGCGGAGTTGCTGGCGTTGATCACGGAGAAGGCGTTTCTGCACTTAGAAGCTCCACCCATGCGCGTAACGGGATGGGATACACCTTTTCCTTACTCGCTGGAGCAGGACTATTTGCCATTGGCACATCGCATCGCGCCTGCGGTGCTAGAGACGGCTCGCTACTAG
- the lipA gene encoding lipoyl synthase has translation MTLPVHKPAWLRVRAPSGERFQRLSATFKERKLHTVCEEARCPNIGECWSEGTATIMILGDTCTRGCRFCAVASGNPAGLVDASEPGHVADALARMDLAYVVLTMVDRDDLDDGGAAHVARTVRAIKSQSPDLLVETLMGDFAGIKHDVAKVVVEGKPDVFAHNVEVVPRLQRVMRDVRCSWARSIEVLQHAREAGAHITKSSLMVGCGEEQTEVLEAMHMLREAQVDVLTIGQYLRPTPKHAPVVRYVDPAEFDAYTQAGLAMGFQYIASGPLVRSSYRAAEAFMQGILRGASATIENRYGKKRRHLGVVQ, from the coding sequence GTGACATTACCAGTACATAAGCCTGCATGGCTTCGGGTTCGCGCGCCCTCGGGTGAGCGGTTTCAGCGGTTGAGCGCGACATTCAAGGAGCGCAAGCTTCATACAGTATGTGAGGAGGCGCGTTGCCCCAACATTGGCGAATGCTGGAGTGAGGGGACGGCCACAATCATGATCTTAGGGGACACCTGTACGCGCGGCTGTCGGTTTTGTGCGGTGGCTTCCGGCAATCCAGCGGGTCTGGTCGATGCTTCCGAACCTGGGCATGTTGCCGACGCCCTAGCGCGGATGGACCTTGCGTATGTCGTGCTCACCATGGTGGATCGTGACGACTTAGACGATGGGGGCGCGGCGCATGTTGCCCGCACGGTCAGGGCCATCAAATCACAGAGTCCAGACCTGCTGGTTGAGACACTCATGGGGGACTTTGCCGGGATAAAGCACGACGTTGCCAAGGTCGTTGTAGAGGGGAAACCGGATGTGTTTGCTCACAACGTGGAAGTGGTACCGCGGCTACAACGCGTCATGCGGGATGTACGATGCTCCTGGGCCAGATCTATAGAAGTGCTCCAACATGCAAGGGAAGCTGGCGCGCACATCACGAAGTCTTCGCTTATGGTGGGCTGCGGGGAAGAGCAGACGGAGGTGCTTGAGGCTATGCACATGCTTCGGGAAGCTCAAGTAGATGTTCTCACAATAGGGCAATACCTTCGCCCTACACCCAAACATGCGCCGGTCGTGCGCTATGTGGATCCTGCTGAGTTTGATGCTTACACACAAGCGGGACTAGCGATGGGGTTTCAGTACATTGCTTCAGGGCCGCTGGTGCGTTCGAGTTACCGTGCCGCCGAGGCCTTTATGCAGGGCATTCTACGAGGTGCATCCGCCACGATCGAAAATCGCTATGGCAAGAAACGCCGGCACCTAGGAGTGGTACAATAA
- a CDS encoding rhomboid family intramembrane serine protease: MRQLGKFNEEQRAKALGAFLYTRGITNEVRPSEDMWMVWIHNEAELRRAQEILQTYLLEPDDPKYKEALSTALSLLKREKQREQSERRSQRPKRLVSRHPLMMGKLTLGLVVVCIFVALVTKLGKDHETTSYLTMASYAVRDKYAAWSMFADLYRGQIWRLVTPIFLHFDFWHILFNLWWLKDLGSIIEYRHSSKYLAALVLGIAIPSNLAQFIISGSPLFGGMSGVVYGLLGYLWIRGRYDPSFGMRLNPQIVIFMLGWLVLCFTGWLGNIANAAHVAGLVVGGGWGYLSSRHWIRMLRR; this comes from the coding sequence ATGCGCCAGCTTGGGAAATTCAATGAAGAGCAGCGTGCCAAAGCACTTGGAGCGTTTTTGTACACGCGGGGCATTACCAACGAGGTCCGCCCTTCCGAAGATATGTGGATGGTGTGGATCCATAACGAAGCTGAGCTCAGGAGAGCGCAGGAAATACTCCAGACGTACCTCCTAGAGCCTGATGATCCAAAGTACAAGGAAGCTCTCAGTACCGCCTTGAGTTTGTTGAAACGAGAAAAGCAGCGAGAGCAATCTGAACGCCGCTCGCAGAGGCCGAAGCGATTGGTGTCGCGCCATCCGCTAATGATGGGAAAGCTCACCTTGGGTTTGGTCGTCGTGTGCATATTCGTGGCCCTGGTGACCAAGCTCGGCAAGGACCATGAAACGACAAGTTACTTGACTATGGCGAGCTACGCTGTGCGCGACAAGTATGCGGCATGGAGTATGTTTGCTGATTTGTACCGCGGGCAAATATGGCGGCTTGTCACGCCCATATTTCTGCATTTCGATTTTTGGCACATTCTTTTTAATCTGTGGTGGCTTAAGGATCTCGGCAGCATCATCGAGTATCGCCATAGTTCTAAGTATCTGGCGGCGTTGGTGCTCGGCATCGCGATCCCATCGAATCTCGCGCAGTTCATCATTTCGGGCAGCCCGCTGTTTGGCGGGATGTCCGGCGTGGTTTACGGCTTGCTTGGATATCTTTGGATTCGCGGAAGATACGATCCGAGTTTTGGCATGCGCTTGAACCCACAAATCGTCATTTTCATGCTTGGATGGCTGGTCCTTTGTTTTACAGGGTGGCTTGGAAATATTGCCAATGCTGCTCACGTCGCTGGGCTTGTCGTAGGCGGTGGATGGGGCTACCTGTCGTCGCGCCACTGGATCCGGATGTTGCGACGCTAG
- a CDS encoding thiamine pyrophosphate-dependent dehydrogenase E1 component subunit alpha — MCVAMRQARIVDERLVALQRQGRIGFHIGSMGEEAAVIGSAAALRQTDWVFPCYREFGALLWRGLPLQRYLDNMYGNANDLAKGRQMPDHYTARQYRYASVSSPIGTQMTHAVGFSLAAKQRGDDLVVAVFLGEGATSSCEFHTSMNFAGVFQTPTVFLLRNNGWAISVPSDRQTASRTFAEKSLAYGIKNTRCDGNDILAVYRCVSEAVERAASGDGPHLVELLTYRMGGHSTSDDPRAYCPESELDAWRKVDPLLRARAYLESQGAWSEKDEQASIETIREELKQCVDQAEATALPATATMFEDVYAEQPWHLREQQASCVLMAPYRPKTHGR, encoded by the coding sequence ATGTGTGTGGCGATGCGCCAGGCGCGCATCGTTGATGAGCGTCTGGTCGCCCTTCAAAGGCAGGGCAGGATCGGTTTTCACATTGGTTCGATGGGTGAGGAGGCTGCTGTCATCGGTTCCGCGGCTGCGCTCAGGCAAACAGACTGGGTCTTCCCTTGCTATCGAGAGTTTGGCGCCTTGCTATGGCGAGGCCTGCCGCTTCAGCGATACCTAGATAACATGTATGGCAATGCGAACGATCTGGCCAAGGGGCGGCAGATGCCCGACCATTACACGGCGCGTCAATACCGCTATGCATCGGTGAGCTCCCCCATAGGCACACAAATGACGCATGCTGTTGGTTTTTCTCTGGCAGCCAAGCAGCGGGGCGATGACCTAGTGGTGGCGGTATTTCTTGGGGAGGGCGCAACCAGTTCCTGTGAATTTCACACATCGATGAATTTTGCTGGGGTCTTTCAGACACCCACGGTATTTCTGCTCCGCAACAACGGTTGGGCCATCAGCGTGCCTTCAGACCGCCAAACGGCTTCTCGCACCTTTGCCGAAAAGAGTTTGGCGTACGGCATCAAAAACACGCGTTGCGACGGCAATGATATTCTGGCCGTCTATCGTTGTGTTAGCGAGGCGGTCGAGCGCGCCGCGTCAGGTGACGGCCCCCACTTAGTTGAGCTCCTAACCTACCGTATGGGGGGACATTCCACGAGTGATGACCCTCGCGCTTATTGTCCTGAATCAGAGCTCGATGCATGGCGCAAGGTCGATCCACTGTTGCGTGCTCGCGCCTACCTCGAATCTCAAGGTGCTTGGTCGGAGAAGGACGAGCAAGCGAGTATTGAGACCATTCGCGAGGAACTCAAACAATGTGTGGATCAAGCCGAGGCGACGGCACTCCCCGCCACGGCCACCATGTTCGAGGATGTCTACGCAGAACAGCCATGGCATCTACGTGAGCAACAAGCGTCATGCGTATTGATGGCGCCCTATAGACCCAAAACCCATGGTCGATAA
- a CDS encoding 2-oxo acid dehydrogenase subunit E2, which translates to MRFEFRMPDIGEGVSEGEIVQWHVTAGDTVSEEDPMVEVTTDKATVTIDVPRAGIVADLCAKVGDIVNVGTVIAVIDTEATQENRPVQQGTPSSGPAATAVGDIKDSGLPGVLSFTRSRRPSVRPAGGNGGSDHPHAPFSDNPLATPAVRKLARDMGVELGGVPSTGEGGRITRTDVMTFIKQTGAGAVLNTRESRLETDTHVLAPRPLLSEPPTAVHDLEERRPFVGIRRRIAERMQHAKNTAAHFTFVEECDVTHLCEVRERLLPEAEAHGVKLAYLPFIVKATVGALKKHLELNTILDEEAHELVTRRYFHIGIATATERGLLVPVLRHADRLSILEIAREIDRLARGAREGSLSPAELKGSTFTVTSLGKHGGLLATPVLNFPEVGVLAVHRIRERAVVRDGQITIGDVMMLSLSFDHRLIDGHVGAAFTYEIIRSLENPERMFLEMH; encoded by the coding sequence ATGCGCTTTGAGTTTAGAATGCCGGATATCGGTGAGGGAGTATCAGAAGGAGAGATCGTGCAGTGGCATGTGACAGCCGGCGATACGGTGAGCGAAGAAGATCCCATGGTCGAGGTCACCACCGACAAGGCGACAGTGACCATCGACGTTCCACGCGCTGGAATTGTGGCGGACTTGTGTGCGAAAGTGGGTGACATTGTCAATGTGGGGACTGTGATCGCTGTCATCGACACGGAGGCGACCCAAGAGAATCGTCCCGTACAGCAGGGCACGCCGTCGTCTGGCCCGGCAGCCACGGCCGTGGGTGACATCAAGGACTCAGGCCTTCCGGGGGTCTTATCGTTCACGCGCTCACGGCGCCCTTCGGTGAGGCCCGCCGGCGGCAACGGCGGATCAGATCATCCCCATGCGCCCTTTTCGGACAATCCTTTAGCCACACCGGCCGTGCGCAAGTTGGCTCGGGACATGGGGGTCGAGTTGGGTGGGGTTCCGTCCACCGGTGAGGGTGGCCGCATTACTCGGACCGATGTGATGACCTTTATCAAACAGACGGGTGCCGGCGCTGTGCTCAACACGCGAGAGTCGCGTCTTGAAACCGACACGCACGTGCTTGCGCCGAGACCTCTTTTAAGTGAACCCCCCACAGCCGTGCATGATCTTGAGGAACGGCGCCCCTTTGTCGGTATACGCCGTCGCATCGCCGAGCGGATGCAGCACGCTAAAAACACAGCCGCCCACTTCACCTTCGTCGAGGAATGTGACGTCACGCATTTGTGCGAAGTCCGAGAACGCTTGCTGCCAGAAGCCGAGGCTCACGGCGTCAAGTTGGCGTATTTGCCGTTTATCGTGAAGGCGACCGTGGGAGCTTTGAAAAAGCATTTGGAGCTGAACACGATTTTAGATGAAGAAGCGCATGAACTTGTCACACGGCGCTATTTTCACATTGGCATTGCCACCGCCACCGAGCGGGGCCTGTTGGTGCCTGTATTGCGGCATGCAGATCGGCTTTCCATTTTGGAAATCGCACGCGAAATCGACAGGCTCGCCCGCGGTGCGCGCGAAGGGTCTCTATCTCCAGCCGAACTCAAGGGTTCTACCTTTACCGTGACTTCCTTGGGCAAGCATGGAGGACTATTGGCCACGCCCGTCCTGAACTTCCCGGAAGTGGGCGTATTGGCCGTCCATCGCATTCGTGAGCGCGCGGTCGTGCGAGACGGCCAAATCACCATTGGCGATGTCATGATGCTTTCGTTGTCTTTCGATCACCGGCTGATTGATGGACATGTTGGTGCTGCGTTTACGTATGAAATTATTCGCTCACTCGAAAACCCGGAGCGCATGTTTTTGGAAATGCACTAA
- a CDS encoding UDP-N-acetylmuramate dehydrogenase: protein MESIPAYVCRHKPLAALTTLKLGGVAEYFVEVSSERRLISALKWASGQDMPVHILGGGSNIVIMDNAIEGLVLHMAMRGRTVTQNGDLAHITASAGEVWDRLVEDTIASGFQGFECLSGIPGLVGASPIQNIGAYGQELSDTVKAVRVLDRVTLRPYEIAKPDCGFGYRTSRFKECPHDLIVLGVSFCLGKNQPPVLAHEELRQMLGATAMPDLAEIRASVLRLRRNKSMVLDPTDVNTNSVGSFFINPVLNAHDFGLLEARVSETPPAFPVGDSKIKVPAAWLIERAGFSKGQRWGSVGISSNHALALVHHGGGSSRELLELAESIRVKVLEGFGILLTIEPTIWGQF from the coding sequence ATGGAGTCGATTCCTGCGTACGTATGTCGACATAAGCCTCTTGCGGCGCTGACCACTCTCAAGTTGGGTGGTGTAGCCGAGTACTTTGTCGAAGTCAGCAGTGAACGAAGGCTAATCAGTGCGCTGAAGTGGGCCTCAGGCCAGGACATGCCTGTTCACATATTGGGCGGTGGTTCCAATATCGTAATTATGGACAATGCTATCGAAGGATTGGTGTTACACATGGCAATGAGGGGCCGCACCGTGACCCAGAACGGAGACCTTGCGCACATCACAGCAAGTGCTGGAGAGGTTTGGGATCGCTTGGTGGAGGATACGATCGCGTCCGGATTTCAAGGATTTGAATGCCTTTCAGGCATACCGGGGCTAGTGGGTGCAAGCCCCATTCAGAACATCGGCGCATACGGCCAAGAGTTAAGCGATACGGTAAAAGCTGTGCGCGTGTTGGATCGTGTCACGCTCAGGCCGTACGAGATCGCAAAACCCGACTGTGGCTTTGGCTACCGGACCAGTCGTTTCAAGGAGTGCCCCCATGACCTCATTGTGCTCGGGGTTAGTTTTTGTCTCGGGAAGAATCAACCGCCTGTGCTGGCGCATGAGGAGCTTCGCCAGATGCTTGGGGCGACTGCGATGCCCGATTTGGCCGAAATTCGCGCTTCGGTGCTTAGATTGCGCCGTAACAAATCCATGGTGCTTGATCCCACGGACGTTAACACCAACAGCGTGGGATCGTTTTTTATCAATCCAGTGTTGAATGCGCATGACTTTGGGTTGCTGGAGGCGCGAGTGTCGGAAACACCGCCCGCATTTCCTGTCGGCGATTCGAAAATCAAAGTGCCCGCGGCATGGCTCATTGAGCGTGCAGGGTTTTCTAAGGGGCAGCGATGGGGTTCGGTGGGTATTTCATCCAATCACGCTCTGGCGCTCGTTCATCATGGGGGAGGAAGCAGCCGGGAACTTTTGGAACTTGCAGAAAGCATTCGAGTGAAAGTGCTCGAGGGATTTGGAATCCTGTTGACTATTGAGCCAACGATATGGGGACAATTCTAG
- the mutY gene encoding A/G-specific adenine glycosylase, producing MPRSKASKETIAKVGTARREVTNLAARRKMRATLLRWYHQHRRALPWRDTQDPYAIWVSEVMLQQTQVSTVIPYYMRFMQTFPDAAALSEASEDQVLRAWSGLGYYRRARLLHAGVREVVANYDAKVPVDPSLRKKLPGIGAYTAGAIGSIAFGLPEPIVDGNVARVISRVYGVKTPLGETVTKKHLWAYAAALVEGPEPGNLNQALMELGATICRKRPQCSRCPIRRFCYAYATHQTDRLPLPKARKAPMVVKWAAVIPFCADPDDDEVWLIKGGGSLFGGLWGVPMAEGSDTTHACAALDEAGIVATLLPKPMTEFVHVLTHRKFHVRAWFATQARAESSDQCRRVNLNMLSTFGISALTRKLLATGKQLRL from the coding sequence ATGCCGAGATCCAAAGCATCCAAAGAAACCATTGCCAAGGTCGGAACCGCACGCCGTGAGGTAACGAATCTAGCCGCCCGCCGCAAGATGCGGGCCACATTACTTCGCTGGTATCACCAGCATCGGCGAGCCTTGCCTTGGCGGGATACCCAAGATCCGTACGCCATTTGGGTATCGGAAGTCATGCTGCAACAGACGCAGGTGAGCACGGTTATTCCCTACTATATGCGTTTCATGCAGACATTCCCGGACGCGGCGGCATTGTCTGAGGCCTCCGAAGATCAGGTCCTGCGCGCATGGAGTGGCCTGGGCTACTACCGGCGTGCACGACTCTTGCATGCCGGGGTCCGCGAAGTGGTAGCCAACTACGACGCCAAGGTGCCTGTCGATCCTAGCCTGCGAAAAAAGCTGCCCGGCATCGGTGCCTATACCGCAGGCGCAATCGGGAGCATCGCCTTCGGGCTTCCTGAGCCTATTGTCGACGGAAATGTGGCACGCGTGATATCGCGGGTATATGGCGTAAAGACTCCGCTTGGCGAAACGGTAACCAAGAAGCATCTCTGGGCATACGCCGCAGCGCTGGTAGAAGGGCCAGAGCCGGGAAATCTCAATCAGGCATTGATGGAACTTGGCGCCACGATTTGCCGCAAGCGCCCCCAGTGTTCACGCTGCCCGATCAGACGATTTTGCTATGCATACGCTACGCATCAGACCGACCGATTGCCGCTACCCAAGGCTCGGAAAGCGCCAATGGTGGTTAAATGGGCGGCTGTGATCCCATTTTGCGCAGATCCCGACGACGACGAAGTCTGGCTCATTAAAGGTGGCGGTTCATTATTTGGCGGACTCTGGGGTGTTCCCATGGCTGAGGGCTCAGACACTACACACGCTTGTGCCGCGCTTGATGAGGCGGGCATCGTGGCAACCCTCCTGCCAAAGCCGATGACAGAGTTCGTGCATGTACTTACGCATCGCAAGTTTCACGTCAGAGCATGGTTTGCGACCCAGGCGAGGGCGGAGTCCAGTGATCAGTGCCGCCGGGTCAACTTGAACATGCTCTCGACCTTTGGCATATCCGCTCTCACCCGTAAGTTACTCGCAACTGGAAAACAGTTGCGGCTTTAG